From Rhopalosiphum padi isolate XX-2018 chromosome 2, ASM2088224v1, whole genome shotgun sequence:
TGGAGCTTCTCCGAATATTTTGTTACCATCAGgtgttacataattattaatctgGTAATCATGAAGTATTTTATAACCGAATACGTTGGCTCCaagttgctaaaaaaaaaataatgcatatatatacataataaataaataattttaaaatgtatttttcctatatttaataaatatatattatcctcCTTTCAATCTCACTTGTGTTAAAGGATTAGTGTTTGTTGTGAATATGCCTTCAAATCCATTGGTTTTTCCCAACTGTAAGACTTCTTGTTCCATGTAGGTTATGACTTCAACATTAGTTGGTGCGTCTAGGTTTTTGTCCGTGCCCATCATAAAACTATGCAATATACTGCCTTTAGTTTTAGGCAGATGATCTCTCCTGTTCAACGAAAATAGCATTATAATaggagtataataaattataatttatcagaaaAATACCTTATGGGACCTTCGAGGAATTCGAGGAACTCAAAAATCACTGTTAAACGGCCGTTAAACTCTATGTCAGGCTCGTCTAGAGCATCGAAATTTAACGCTGCTCCTATTAATCTATTGGACTCTTTGGATTGCActacaaaactatataaatacacacatcGTTTTCGTTATTgcgtaattataaaaacttttgatatatcaaaaatatcgaGGCTCATTTACCTCAAATTTTTTTCCAGCAGTGGCTCCCATAGTAATTCAAGGACTTCGGTGTACTCGCTGTAGGGCACCTTTGGCACGATCCAGCTTTCGAGATCTGCTTTTTCGTAGAAACTGTCTGCAATTATCCTGCGAAAAATGAGTAGGTACACATAAGTTacctatacaagtatacaacctTTACTTCCCTTAGACTTATCGTTTATATTCAGTAGAATCCGTTAAATTGGGACAAATTGGCATAGTCTTGAACGAATGTATTTAGGCAatttaaattcgtttatttGTGGCAAACTATCGGTTACAAGGGACAAAGATTAAAATGCCCAACTAGATATTCTAtaacctatataggtacctacattcaTATTTTCTTATCGAAACTGTAGTCAAGTATCTAATCTTTTTATGgctcaattatattttatatatacgtatgtgtatgtaataattttatttttattaattaattctttttCTCCTACTACCGCGTACTTCATTGATAGCTGAAATTAATTTCATGCATAATGGAAATGAAAATGACCCAAAAACTTCGTTAGACATTTGTGTAGACTTTGACCATAAgcaaagttttaataaattataacaaagcaAAATGGACAATTTTCTGCAGCCAAACAAAGTATGAATTAACTATGAAGTGTGTAggtatgtattttgtaaataaagttttattgtGTATATGCACTTAAATAGTTTCAATTTATTAGTAGTTATTATACCTAGTTAATGGAGACATTGGGGACAAATAGGTTCCTGCTCAATGTAGATAATAACTCAATCAAGCGGATTCTACAATACATAAATGAAATGCTGTACGTTGGTATAACTTGGAAACGGATTGACTGATTGGGctatttttcaaagaaaaacATTCGTAATACTCGGAATATGgtttttacagaaaaataaactataaaattaatttgttcggAAAATTTGGCAAAAACTGAAAATGGTTTTTTGGATGAAATTTTTGTGCAAGTTTATGAGTGCCTATAAAGAATACCtaactaattaaatactataataagtataatgtaatacatattacatattacatattacatatttttctcGGTATTTTCTTACTTGATCACATCATTTTTGTGCTTGGGTTCGAGCATTTGCCTGGTATATTTATCAGAGAGCCATTCTTCGTCGTTACAACATGCCTTTCGTTTACCACTAAACCTCATTTTGTTAATGACAATACCAAAATTGGGCGCTGTTATAAAATCACTGAcagctataaaaaataaacacgcaGATATTAGTAATGCCGGTAAATATTTTCACTGTTTGAATtgcattagatatttaaataatatcaacatttcGTGCGTACTTCACATTAACACGTTAGGTCGATGCATAAAAAAGGAACTgattaagatttaaattatttaataacaaaataaaagagttttatatataagtagataacttaattataaaattaactcatcattttttaacttaattttaaatctttaataacCTAGACTATATCagattttctaatttttctatgaacatataacttataagtacctacctatatcacacgtttcgtaaattatttattacataatattataaactagctTCCCGGGAACCCGAACAAACCAGCAGACATCTTAAGCGTGATTCGgacgtttaaaaattatagttaagttTGTTCCAACACGCGGTCAAATTATCATAGCCCATAGGTCTAACAGAAGCATGCACACTAGAGTCGCACAATAAGTCCagaataaacttaatttaaagtcATCAGGTGTCTGGTGTCTCAATTGTGtgacttatttttaaatgttctttttttgtttttctgatcctacttatagtttattataaataaaaaaattttattgtacGTTATTTCTACAGTTGTAGAAATcgaaatttttcaataataaagattatctttaataaaataaaaatattttaactatgtaaatacttattgaaattaaatcaataaatattatattaaccaacTGCGTGATGCGCTCACCTATAAAATATCCTAGGTCGGCTAGTTTACTTATGGTGTAAATGGCGTTCAATGAGTTGCCACCGAGTGCGAAAAAGTTTGCGGCCGGCGAGATGTGTGACCGCAGCGAACTTCCTAGCACGCTGGATACGGTCTCGAACAGGTATTTAGCAGTTTCCATTTGGCTTGCATCGACACCAGTGTAGTCAATTTTCGATTTCTTGCAAATATCCGACACTgcacattcaaaatattttataaattaaaaaaaactccaaaatatcacaataattataaatatacacataatattatataggtctaCTACAGTGACGTATTTATTGATGCGCGAGTATGTGTGGTGGATGGGTATTTGGGTATATAGATACTTTTGTCCACTGCAGCAGGATTTTCGAACAAATTCATGTTAATTCAACGCGTTAATGTGCCTATTTACGGGCTTACGGTCGCCATATGACGGtcgtcataaaaattaatttttcaatttatcaatttattaaaaattgaaaaaatgtcatatttttcaaagaatataagtaggtacgtatagataattttattgttactatatttTGAAAGGCTTATTAAacctaagtacctacctacctccACAAACCCCACTAGGTATAATATATCCGTAAAAATTAAACTCAACAGTTGTCTTAGTGTCTCATACTCTTACCAGATATTTCCGAGTATTGACGCAATAATGTCTGTCGGTCGATTTTTCCGTTCACGAGATACGGCATAGATTCGATTGCAATCACCTAAATCAACAACGTGTAAGTAATGTAGATActgtaattaaaactttaatgtcGCTGACGTTGGTATCATGTACGCGTCAACGACATTTTCCATGATAGGCACGTACTTGCGGCAAAGCGTATTCCGGCAGTGTGTTTTTCAGCCGATCTTCTACGTCCGTGGCCGTCATTTTGGTGTTATTATCGAACACGACGAACGCCAACAGAgcctatacataaaataaacaaaatgattaCCTTCGCATCATCGTTATTGATCGCCTTGAAGATCACTTTacgttttattatactattacagtgtcgtgtatacattatactaaattaatttacgcCAAACTAACAAcgaataggtattatacatttaactaaacgtgaatatttatatagtatttcacTTTAATCGGAGTCTTACAAGCTATACAACtcgaaaatatatacctattataaacagATTTCGTTGTCATTTTGAAATGTTAGTgcagattaatgattataaaataaaattgtataactgtGCAATGATATTAcccattcataatattataaaatttgcattattttatatctatctatataatatatgtatctaatCAATTTATTAGAAGTTAAAACTGTAAATCAGAAATCTACGCTGCAGAGTGCAGATGATAAATGTTGTCCATTCATAAAGCAAACAGAACACTGGAAGTCATTCAAAACTTTTTTGAGACaacagaaaatattgataaaaagacatgaaatttgaaaatttctcAAATTCTTTTACACgcatcttgattttttttttagcttatatTAGATTAGAAATATAAGAGTTAAATTAACTCAAtattcatataggtaatatacctGTTCTGTTTCGCCAGGTTTGTAGCATTGTACGGTCAATTTGTCGATTCCCGAGTCCTGCAGTTGATGAATGGCGGTTTCGACTTCATTCAAATCGACTCGATGTCCTCTGACTTTGATTTGTGAATCGGTTCTGCCCTCATACAACAGCACGCCATTTACTACTTTTCCATAGTCTCCTGTCTGGTACATACGCTCCATGCCCATGCCTAAGTCATATGGACATAACGTTTTCTGTTATGACGATGCgtttgtataattataggtaaatataatattatattctttatattataatacattattttagtcAAAGTTTTGTTTGGTTATTttggataaatataattttgaaaagtacATGCCACGgagatattagtatattaccttgGTCGTATGGATGACAGTTTTTTACGAATCTGTGTGGGTCACGGTTGTTGACATAACCACTGGCCAAGTTCGCTCCGGCCACGTACAACTCACCCAAACATCCGGGTTCTACTGTCTGGCCTTTATTGTTCAATAAGTATAGGGTCGTATTGTCCACGGGAATGCCTTTAATACgacgatataaattatatagttgaatagaaaggttattataaattattttggtgACTATAGTGCGATATTGGCGTATTTGTCcacatttaaaaactttataatgtTAAGGATTCTTCTATACATTTAAGTAGCTATTGGTTATTAgtctatgtttaatataattatatgtaaaactatatgtaaattaatttaatttaagaagtgCTGGTGTGTAaactatattatgcattatattattgtattattttctaatagatCATAGGTGAGCATGAGTgtaagaacaaaaataaatatagtgagACTTGGACTACGTTGTTTTTAAGTGCCCATGCCTCATAGTTAATGTAATGTTTGTATagtgagtaatgactaatgacttaCCGATGGGAATTTTGTCACCAAAACACAAATCTTTGAATGATTTTATGGCATAGTATGACACGTCTGCCATGATTTCCGTACTTCCATAAAAGTTACACAGCGTATGACCAGAAAAAGTATCCAAAAATTGTTTGGCTAATGATACTGGTAGAGGTTCTCCGCTGCACACCCACAACTTCAAACTTGATAGAATTCCCCGTTCGTCGTTCTTAAACGAAAAGATTTATGTCTTAATGAATGGACTATATCAGCGTATCCCAAAGTGTGTTCCGCGGAACCTTAGGGTTCCATGGGACAATCTCAAGGGTTCCGCCAGATGTATGTgattattgagaaaattattttatattattaaaattattattttaaattatttaaagaaggGGGTTCcgtaaaacacaaattatttctcAAGGGTGCCGTGGTcgtaaaagtttgggaaccgctggactatatagtatgtaattattagttattttcagCTTCCTACATcaatggtaaatatattattattttagttatttttcattgaaaaataattatagatgaatatattttttgattttgatgcagttatgtatagttaaaaaataacattgagCATTGCAACAATTATACTTTATGatgtaaaaagttttaataacattaaaacaataGACGATAGACGAAGAAGATATTTGAATTTAGCACCCGCTTGGATACTAAAAGtgataattttctaataaaaataagtaattttcgTGATTGGTTTaactggaaaaaaataataaaattacctatagtGACTAGTGACAACTGATAAGtgttataggtaataggtaataataaaataataataatagtttagggatataatacaattttagctAGGCGAACCTTGCAAGTTATAATTAAGTTTTGATTTGTTGGAAAGCAGTTAATCCTTTCGTTACATGAACAATTTTGCATGGATAAATGATGTTTTTATTATGAAGTAAATtcgacgaaaaaataaaatcaatcatCAATTtacgttctaaaaaaaaaatctaccaaAATAATACTTACTTGATTTATCATAGAAGATTGTTGTTCGTTGTTGTTAGAAATtcccaagtataataatatggcacGTAATAGTGATGGTACCAATACTAAACGTTCAATCTAAAAACCAAgatgtttttgttataaataaatatattggtattCTATGAATAGTTAACTGTGGAAGAGAGaaggatttttatttgaaaaatacgcGAATATTTGGTGTTAAAgagataaaatgcatattaagtGAGAATGATAATAttcttctatataatatagaagaatATACGACGGAAAACTTATcccattattgaaaattattttccataCAAGGATAtgtaccataataattaatttaaaagccgtatttatattttatatacgccaTATCAATATCCAAAATAAGACTAAAGTGAAAACGTTTATGCCATGTAAATCTTGTAAAATCAAaagatgaaatatattttagacttaTAATCTATGCCAAATATTgaagtatcattattatatataatattaattattatagctacCAGATAAAATTACTTGCgatcaatatatgtataattatatactttcctgttaaaataagatattaaaaaaaaaatcaatacctaACCGTTATTGCGTTATACTTGTTATATTTATCGAAATTCATTATGAgtagatttatatattaatatccaaTATTACTTGTGTATGGTTATTTcgatcatgataatattatagtaatgtagTGGGTAGCACTATGGATGatttatgatttgttttaatCTAAATTTCTTATCGCCTACGTTCACAATTTTTCATTGTCCCTATTGACCGCTATATGTATACAccatgtgttttattttacctTGTTTTCGTGAAGTATATTGATCAACCGTTCTGGATCTTTGGTAATGGCCTTGGGAATTACCATTAGGCATCTAGGTGCGTCATGTAACAATGGAGCCCAAATTTCTGCCACCGAATCCACGAATGTCAACGAAGTCTTGAAAACGCACGTATGTTCTGTATCACTGTAAGGGAACCGGTTCCATTGCCAGTTCAATCGATTGAAAATTACACAATGCGGAAGTCTCACGCctgtaatattatgcatttcgtGTTAATATGTTTTcagttgtttaaataatttaagatatatgcatatatatatatagtataaaactaGTTATGTTGGATTTTTAAACACGAATATAGGTACGTACTATGATACCGGACAATGCTCTTAAAAACGTTGAATTAATTTCAACCATAAATTACGATATCATCATATACTATCTACCTaacatttaattgaatataattttaatgtgaatttgtacgtgatataaataatatacaaggtgCTTCACATAATATGCTCACCtcaatttttagatataatattttataccattacAAGACCATTTCTAAATGGTAAAAAATCTaaggatttaaaaatatgaactcTAAGTTATCTAAAAGTTCCGAAaataggaatttaaaaaaatgcattttcaataaaaaaaaatacgattactgaacattacaatttttataagtatcgatatcacttaaaaacaataatattattagaaaaataatttaaataaactaagtattggagacataatatatatatattacaatctgttatatttattattcatatcggAATAGTAATAGTGAAAAGTGAACTGGAATACTGGAGAAATTTCGAGATTTGAATATGATGTATTGAGTTTTTGTTTTCTTAATGAGTTCTAAAAAAgcctatttcataataattttagtgaaaaaaaatacaactactTCCTCCATTCACTGCAGGATCTCctcaaaatgtaaattgtattaatttagtatatatttccttttaaattttattgaaatg
This genomic window contains:
- the LOC132919889 gene encoding beta-alanyl-bioamine nonribosomal peptide synthetase ebony, with the protein product MGVYPAASSILQGPSVQINNDIQLHRLFERNENVYPEHMAVMHGELGQPSVRLNFTELNVISNQLARGIIARAGPKNNDGDFVVAVQLPPGDGLIATLLAIWKAGAAYLPLDVAAPQHRIQHVIDEAKPCLVITCTPEAEVYGNKSHIVYSLKQLKSQSVTLSATNLEDRETLVGYVDGRRPATIIYTSGSTGTPKGVRLPHCVIFNRLNWQWNRFPYSDTEHTCVFKTSLTFVDSVAEIWAPLLHDAPRCLMVIPKAITKDPERLINILHENKIERLVLVPSLLRAILLYLGISNNNEQQSSMINQNDERGILSSLKLWVCSGEPLPVSLAKQFLDTFSGHTLCNFYGSTEIMADVSYYAIKSFKDLCFGDKIPIGIPVDNTTLYLLNNKGQTVEPGCLGELYVAGANLASGYVNNRDPHRFVKNCHPYDQGMGMERMYQTGDYGKVVNGVLLYEGRTDSQIKVRGHRVDLNEVETAIHQLQDSGIDKLTVQCYKPGETEQALLAFVVFDNNTKMTATDVEDRLKNTLPEYALPQVIAIESMPYLVNGKIDRQTLLRQYSEISVSDICKKSKIDYTGVDASQMETAKYLFETVSSVLGSSLRSHISPAANFFALGGNSLNAIYTISKLADLGYFIAVSDFITAPNFGIVINKMRFSGKRKACCNDEEWLSDKYTRQMLEPKHKNDVIKIIADSFYEKADLESWIVPKVPYSEYTEVLELLWEPLLEKNLSFVVQSKESNRLIGAALNFDALDEPDIEFNGRLTVIFEFLEFLEGPIRRDHLPKTKGSILHSFMMGTDKNLDAPTNVEVITYMEQEVLQLGKTNGFEGIFTTNTNPLTQQLGANVFGYKILHDYQINNYVTPDGNKIFGEAPDDQRAICSWKVIQ